The genome window ACAGCGTCTGGCGCGGGCCGTACATACGCTCGACCTTCAATCAGTCGGCCGACGGATACCGCATGGACGGCTGGGGTGATTCGATTGTCTACGGGCGCCAGAGGTACGCCAGCAACGACAGCCTTTTCGTTCGCAGCTACGGCGGCCGCGGGGTGGTAGACAGGAGCCGATGGCAGACTCTGAACTTTCCATACACCTACCAGGCGCTCGTGAATAACCAGGTCACCGGCCGAATCGTGGACATTCGCGGCGACCCGGTACCGCTTGGAAGAGCCATCATAGTTGACAATGTGAGAGTGAGGCTCTGGACTCCCAAGGCCGGCAGGGACACATTCGAGCAGAAGATCCAGGCAGATGCAGCCAATTTCACGTTCGCCGGGGTTCCCCAGGGGATACACCGAGTTGAGGCGTCACTCATAAGGTTTACGATACCGAGCGAGACACTGACGACGGTTCAGGACGTTCCCGTCTACCCCGGTTCCGGTGCGCGTGACGTAATCATGCGGATCCCCGTGGATTGGGACGACATATAGTGGCAAGGGAGCGTGAGATGAAGGGCAGACAGGGATTTACCTTGATGGAACTGCTGGTGGTGCTGCTCATCATCGGCATTCTGAGCACGGTCGCGCTCCGGACAATTGACGCAACCCGTGACCGGGGCCTATTCGACCAGACCACAAAAGAGATGAACCAGCTGGTGTACGCGCTGGTCGGCAATCCTGACCTGACGTACGACGGCCGGCGGGTTGACTTCGGATACTACGGAGACATTGAGCAATTGCCGACCGATCTGACAGCGCTCGTCCAGAGCACCGGCGACCCCGCGTGGAAAGGGCCGTACCTGCGGCTGGCGGCGGCAATTGAGGACTCGAGCTACCTGTATGACGGATGGGGAGTGCGCTACGTTATTAACCCGAACAAGGGTATCATCACTAGCAACAACGGGAAGTACCAGATGACCGTGAGGATAGTCGACTCCGTAGATCAACTGTGGGAGAATGCCATCGTCGGCACCATAACAGACATAGACGGCGCCGCTCCCGGTGATTCCACCGTTACGGATCTCAAGGTCAGGATGTACTACAACAATCCCAACGCCCACGGCGGTGACGATTCCGTCGAGGTCCGGCCCAGCGCCGGGGGATTCTACGAGATCTCAACCGATGTTCCCGGCATCACCTCGGTACCCATCGGCCTAAGAAAGCTGGTGGCATTTACGCCGACCGAGCAGTTGGTTCGGTGCGTAACCGTGGTGCCACGTTCCCGGACGGTCGTTGATTTCAAGTTCACATCGTCTTTCTGGAACAAGCTGCGCATGATTGGCCAGCCGAAATTGACGGCCGACAGCTCGGGTTTTCGAATCAAACTCATCAACGATGAGCCCGACCCTGTCACCATCAACTGGCTGACGTTCTCGAATACCCCCGTCAATGCGTACATGAGGGATTTCTACATTGACACGGACAAAGCCGGCTATCCGATTGGCCCCGGGCTAGACGGCACTGGTCCCGATGACACCGTCAATTTCGCGGTGCCGCACACTATCGCGCCGTTTGGAGCACAGGAAGTTGAGATCGCGTTCTTGGAGTTCTACGTCAATGAGAACGGTACCGGCGCAAAGGTCAACGTGACGGGCAAGATGTTTCAGTTCCGCTTTAGTGACGGCTCGGAGATAACCGTCAACCCTTGAGGCTAGACATAAGGAGGAGTATTGGCAACCGGTAGCATTTCTGGCAACCTGTTCGGCGGGGGCGGCAAAGGCACGCTCTGTATTGATATCGGTTCCAATTCGGTGAAGTTCGTGAAGATGGAAGGCGGCCGCGTCACCGATTACGGCTTCAAGGAGATCGGTGAGGCGTTCGACGTACCTTCAATTCTGCGCGAACTGGTCAAGGACTACAAACCCGGTGAGGTGTTCAGCTTCGTGTCCGGGCCGTCGGTGAGTCTGCGCCAGGCCCCGTTCCCGAAGATGAACCGCCGCGAGCTGAAGGACGCCATCATGCTCCGGCTGGAGAAGTACTCACCGTTCACCGTCGACGAGGCGATCCTCGACTTCAAGGCGCTGGGGCCCGTACGCGAGGCGGGCGCCATCAAGGACAACGTGATGGTGGTGGCCGCGCGCAAGGACATCGTTTCCGACCACATTTCGACCCTGCGCAAGGCCGGCCTCGAGCCTTCCGGCATCGGCGTCATTCCCTTTGCCCTCCAGGCGGCGGTGAAGAAATACGGCAAGCTGAAGCCGGACGAGACCGTCTGTCTGCTCGACATCGGCGCCGAGTTCACCGACATGGTGTTCATGAAGGGCGAGCGGCTTGACCTTGCCCGCACCATCACCACTGCCGGCAATGCCGTCACCGAAGCCATGACGGTTGCCATCACTACTGAGGAAGGGCAGCTGGCGCTTGACGCATACGACGCCGAAAACATGAAGCGGAAGTTCGGGCTGCCGTCGGATGATTCCACCGAGCGGCTGCCGTCCGGCATCATGGTGAAGCGGCTGGCGACCCTGCAGCGTCCTGCGCTCGAGCGGTTCGTGGCCGAAATCAACCGTTCCATCGACTACTACCGCCGCGAGTTCGGGGAGACCAAGATCGATCGGCTCCTGCTCTGCGGCGGCACCGCGGCGATGAAGGGCCTGCGCGAGTACATCCAGACCAGCCTCGGTATCACCACCCAACTCTTCGACCCGTTCAAAGAAGGCGCCATCTACAAGAAAGGTACGGCGCCCGAAGGTGAGATCGGCCACCGGCTGGTAACGGCGCTGGGTCTGGCCTATGACCACGCGTCGGTGGACCTGCTGCCGATGGAGATGAAGACCGGCAAGTTCATCGCCCGGGACATCAGGCTGGCGGTGGTGGGCGGAGTGCTGTGGATCGGTCTCCTCGCCGTGATCTACGCGATGCTGGCCGGCTCGGCTCAAGCCAAGGCGCTGGAGGTCAGCCGACTGAAGCGCGACCTGAAGGCGACCGAGGACGCGAACAAGGAGTACTTCGCGCTCGAGGTCCAGGTGAAGGATATGGAAGCGAAGCAGCGTAGCCTGACGGCGGTCGTCGGTGAGCAGATCATCTCGGTGCCGGTGATGGCTCAGGTTACGAGGATGGTCCCCAACAACGTCCAGCTCAATTCCCTGGCTTTGACCGGTCAGAAGAACGTGAAGATGACGGGTGTGGTGTCTGCCGACCAGTTCCTGCTCGACATCGACCTCTCCCAGTTCATGATTGACCTCGAAAACAGCCCCGGATTTCAGCAGGTTCAGCTTGTGTCCAAGAACCGGAGCTCGCTCCAGGGCGAATCGGTCCTGGAGTTCGAAATCCAGTGCGTAACGGAGTGAACCATGGCATCATTTCTTGAGCGACGGGTACTGATCATCGGACTGGCGGCGTACGTGGTTCTGGCCCTGCTGGCGGTATTCCTGCTCTACCGGCCGAGACTGCAGGCCCGGGCAGAGAGCTCCGCGCAGGCCGCCTCGCTGCAGAAGCAGCTTGATGAAACGCGGGCCCGGGTCAAGGGCATCGGCAAATTGCGCGAGCGCGTGGCCGAGCTGCAGCAAGCCAACTCTCAGTTCATCGCGCGGGTCGTGCCGCGGTCGCAGATGCTCTCGATGCTGAGGCAGCTGGCGCAGCTGGGTGCGGATCGCAAAGTCCGTTTCCTCGAGATCGCGCCGCCATCGTTCGACTCGCTGCTGCAGCAGGAGAACCCAACCGTGCCGCTGCGCACGGTGCCTTTCATGGTGACCGTGCAGGGGCGCTACATCGACATCGGCCAGTACGTCGAGAGCCTCGACAAATTCCCGTACTTCGTGCGCGTGCCCGACTTTGAAGTCAGCGCGCGCGAGGACGTCCGCCCTGAGGTCGAGGCCAAGCTTCTGGTGAACCTGGTAGCTTCCAGCCTGGCCATGGGTGGAAAACTATGAGAAGAATCGTTCTCGTCCTGGTGCTGGTCGGGGTGCTCATCATTGCCGGCTACATGCTGCTGCGGCCCAAGGGGACCGCGGCGCGAGCCAAATCGAGGGTCGCGCTCACCGATTCACTCTCCGGTGACGTAGCCAGTACGGGTGCCAAAGCCGTCAAGACGGCCGGCGTCCGGACAGCGAGGAGTGCCGGCAAGGTGGCCGGCAAACTCAAGGCGAGCACGTCGGCAGAACGGCGGGAGAAGGCCAAGAAGATTCGCGCCGCGGAGAGCGCCCGCAAGAAGGCGCTGAAGCGCGCGGAGCGGGAGAAGAAGCGGATGCTGAAGAAGGCGGCCCGCGTCCGGCGCGGCCGTTCGACCCGCAAGAGCGGCGGGATCTACGTGCTCAAGGCCATCGTTGCCACCGGGAGCGACAACTACGCGCTGGTCGATGCACGGAAGGTTCAGGTCGGTGACTTCGTGCTCGGACGGAAGATAGTCGGGATTAGCCCGGACCGCATTGAGATCGAGGCGTTCGGCAGGCGCAGTATAGTCCGCGTTGGCGGGAGCCTGTTGCCTTCATCGTACAGCCCGACGAGAATCAGGTAGATTAATGCGGGGTTTTGCAGCGTTGTCTGCCGGTATGCTGACGCAGAAAGGGGTATCTTGAGATACAGGATTCTGGTACTTTTAGGCATAGCCGTGGCGGTGCTGGCGCTCTACACCTTTGCGTTCCGGCCACAACCGGAACTGAGGGGATTGAGCGCGGCGGCGGCCGAGGCGACTGGCGCCAAGACTGAGGCGGTCCAGCCGGCACCGACGGCCACGGATAACGCTTCCAAGCCCGCGGAGGCAACCGGCGCGCTGACGCCGAAGGTGCTGCCACCGGAGACCTGGGACACGGACCCGTTCGTCCGTGACTGGGTCATGGTGAATGAACTGGCTAATCTCAGACTTAAGGCAATCACGCTCGGAGGCGAACGGCCGTACGCCCTGATCAACGACCAGATCCTGCAGGTCGGAGATGAAATCAGCGGCAAGCGGGTCGTCAAGATCGAGGGTGACAACGTAACACTGGAGCAGGGCGGACGGACGTTCACCTTGCTGCTGGGGGAGTGAAAACATGACCAGGAAAACAGCAATTCCATTCCTTGCAGTCCTCTGCCTCTGCTCGGTGCTGCTTGCGCAAGAGCCCGTCAGCGTCACTGACGTCGCGGTAGACAAGCTGCTCGAAAACGTCCGCGTAACCGTCGTCTGCAGCGGCAATCCCAACGTCAGTTCGTACCTCTCCGCCGACCCGCTGGCGCTGGTGGTAGACGTCATGGGCGCCACTTCCAAGCTCCAGCAGGAACGGATCGAATCGGCCTACTACCCGGTGAGCGGCGTGAAGGTCGAGCAGAGCGAAGCGGCATCGGGTCTGCGGGTGACAATCGGCCTGCGTGATCCGGTTGAGCACCGGGTGACGGTAGAGAACGGTCTGGTGGTCGTCGAACTGGGCCTCCACCCGATCGCGCCGACCCCGGTCATGGTGAGCGAGGACCAGTTTGCCGGCAAGCGGCTGACCCTCTACGTGAAAGACGCAGACCTGACCGACATAATCAGGATGATTGCCAGCCAGTTTGACCTGAATATCCTGGCGACGCAGGACGTGAAATCACTGGTCACCGTCCGCCTGAACGATGTGCCCCTGCGGCAGGGCCTGGACGCCCTGCTGAAGGCGGGTCTGGCCAATATGGTCGTGGACAAACAGGGCATTATCATCGTCAAGCCGGAGAAGAAGGAGATGTTCGGCGAGACCCAGACTCGCTTGTTCCCGCTCGACTACGTCGAGGCGAAGGACATTGTCAGGGTCATGAAGAAGGTGATGTCGCCGGTCGGTGAGGCACTGGCCGCGGACCGGAGGCTGGCTGCCGGAGGTGGTTCGGAGCGGTCTGCGTACGTCATGGTCAGCGACATCCCTGAGGCGCTCGAACGCGTCGCGGAGTTCATCGCCGAGTACGACCGCCCGATTCCTCAGATCGTGATCGAGGTCAAGTTTGTCGAGACTATGGTGAACGCCAGCGACATCCTCGGCGTCGAATGGAAACTGGGTCTTGCGGCCAGAGCGGGCGCTCCGGCCGTCGGTGAGGACGATGCGTTCCCGCTGATCGTTCCGAACGGCCTGCTGCCCGGACTCAGCAATGCCGTGATCGGCAGGCTCGACTACTCCGGACTCAGCGCGGCGATGGACTTTCTCCAGACTCGCGGCAACTCGCGGGTGCTGGCCAGTCCGAGCACGATGACGCTGGACAACCACACCGCTACGATCAGCATGGGTACCGACGTGCCGCTTCAGGAGTTAAGTACCGACCCCAAGACCGGGTTGGTACTGTCGACGTGGCGGACCCGGTCGGTGCCGATAGCGCTTGAGGTCACGCCGCACGTGACTTCCGACGGCAGGGTGAGCATGAGGGTCAAGCCGAGCGTTGAAGCGATAACCGGCTGGGTCGGGTCGTCCGACAACCGGCAGCCGATAGTCTCACGCCGTTCGGCCGAGTCTCACATCGTCGTGGGCGACGGCGAGGTAGCGGTGATCGGCGGTCTCACCCGAGACGAGGAAACCAAGACGATCGGGAAGATACCCCTGCTCGGCGACATCCCGATCCTGGGACACCTGTTCAGGAAGACCACTATCAACCACACGAAGAGTGAGCTGATCATATTCATCATTCCGCGTGTCGTAGCGCCACAGATTCAGACCTCCCAGCGACCTGGGAAGTACTTCGTAGACTGACGCTTCGCGCCCGACGTCGGATACCAACCGGGTTCGACGTCGGGCGCTGCGCATTATGAAGTGGAAAGGCCAAAGTGAAGAAGTCCCAAGTCCGGACTTGTCCATTTCCCCTTTCCACTTCTTCCCTTCGGTGAAACGTCCATGAGCATTGACGAGCTGCTGCGCTACGCAGCGAAGTACGGAGCTTCCGACCTGCACATAACGGTCGGCAATCCGCCCATTATCCGGGTCAACGGTAAACTCAAGAAGATACCCGGCCCGGCCCTGTCGTGCGACGATTCCCGGGAGCTGCTCTATTCGATACTGACCGACGAGCAGCGGGCGGCGGTTGAGCAACGGCGCGAACTCGACCTGTCGTATACCTGGGGTACCTGTGCGCCGGCCGGCAGCCTCGTAGTCGAGTACACGACGCCGGAGCGGGTCCGCGCGCGGGTGAACGTCTTCATGGACATGTCGGGAGTCGGCGGGGCTTTCCGTATCATCACGGCCAAGATCCGGCCCCTGGAGGAACTCCCGGCGCCTGATTCGGTGGCAGAACTGACTCGCTGCCCGACCGGGCTCGTCCTCGTCACCGGCCCGACCGGCTGTGGCAAGTCAACGACGCTGGCAAGCATGATCGACCTGATTGACCAGGAGCGGCAGGACCGGATCATCACCATCGAAGACCCCATCGAGTACATCTTCAAGGGTCAGAACTGCCTGATCAGTCAGCGCGAGATCGGCGCCCACTCGCGGTCGTTCGCCGATGCGCTGCGGGCCTGCCTGCGCGAGGACCCGAACGTCATCTTCGTCGGTGAGATGCGCGACCTGGAGACCATCCAGCTGGCGCTGACCGCGGCCGAGACCGGCCACCTCGTTCTCTCGACGCTCCATACCAACAACGTGGCGCAGACCGTTGACCGGGTGATTGACGTCTTTCCCGCCGACCAGCACGACTACGTGCGGCAGATATTCGCGAACGTCATCCGCGGCATCATCTCCCAGACTCTCCTGCCGCGGAAGGACCAGCGCGGCCGGGTCGCGGCCATGGAGGTGCTCATCGCCACACCCGCAGTCAAGAACATGATCCGGGAAAGCAAATCGCACCAGGTCGCCTCGCTGGTCCAGACCGGTGTTCAGCACGGCATGCAGACCATGGACCAGTGCCTTTCCATGCTCCTGCACAAAGGGCTGATCACGATTGAGACCGCCTACGCGGTGGCAACCGACAAGAAGCTCTTCGCGCCGCCGGAGATGCAGGCC of candidate division WOR-3 bacterium contains these proteins:
- a CDS encoding type IV pilus twitching motility protein PilT, which translates into the protein MSIDELLRYAAKYGASDLHITVGNPPIIRVNGKLKKIPGPALSCDDSRELLYSILTDEQRAAVEQRRELDLSYTWGTCAPAGSLVVEYTTPERVRARVNVFMDMSGVGGAFRIITAKIRPLEELPAPDSVAELTRCPTGLVLVTGPTGCGKSTTLASMIDLIDQERQDRIITIEDPIEYIFKGQNCLISQREIGAHSRSFADALRACLREDPNVIFVGEMRDLETIQLALTAAETGHLVLSTLHTNNVAQTVDRVIDVFPADQHDYVRQIFANVIRGIISQTLLPRKDQRGRVAAMEVLIATPAVKNMIRESKSHQVASLVQTGVQHGMQTMDQCLSMLLHKGLITIETAYAVATDKKLFAPPEMQAESGTR
- the pilM gene encoding type IV pilus assembly protein PilM, which codes for MATGSISGNLFGGGGKGTLCIDIGSNSVKFVKMEGGRVTDYGFKEIGEAFDVPSILRELVKDYKPGEVFSFVSGPSVSLRQAPFPKMNRRELKDAIMLRLEKYSPFTVDEAILDFKALGPVREAGAIKDNVMVVAARKDIVSDHISTLRKAGLEPSGIGVIPFALQAAVKKYGKLKPDETVCLLDIGAEFTDMVFMKGERLDLARTITTAGNAVTEAMTVAITTEEGQLALDAYDAENMKRKFGLPSDDSTERLPSGIMVKRLATLQRPALERFVAEINRSIDYYRREFGETKIDRLLLCGGTAAMKGLREYIQTSLGITTQLFDPFKEGAIYKKGTAPEGEIGHRLVTALGLAYDHASVDLLPMEMKTGKFIARDIRLAVVGGVLWIGLLAVIYAMLAGSAQAKALEVSRLKRDLKATEDANKEYFALEVQVKDMEAKQRSLTAVVGEQIISVPVMAQVTRMVPNNVQLNSLALTGQKNVKMTGVVSADQFLLDIDLSQFMIDLENSPGFQQVQLVSKNRSSLQGESVLEFEIQCVTE
- a CDS encoding AMIN domain-containing protein, with the protein product MTRKTAIPFLAVLCLCSVLLAQEPVSVTDVAVDKLLENVRVTVVCSGNPNVSSYLSADPLALVVDVMGATSKLQQERIESAYYPVSGVKVEQSEAASGLRVTIGLRDPVEHRVTVENGLVVVELGLHPIAPTPVMVSEDQFAGKRLTLYVKDADLTDIIRMIASQFDLNILATQDVKSLVTVRLNDVPLRQGLDALLKAGLANMVVDKQGIIIVKPEKKEMFGETQTRLFPLDYVEAKDIVRVMKKVMSPVGEALAADRRLAAGGGSERSAYVMVSDIPEALERVAEFIAEYDRPIPQIVIEVKFVETMVNASDILGVEWKLGLAARAGAPAVGEDDAFPLIVPNGLLPGLSNAVIGRLDYSGLSAAMDFLQTRGNSRVLASPSTMTLDNHTATISMGTDVPLQELSTDPKTGLVLSTWRTRSVPIALEVTPHVTSDGRVSMRVKPSVEAITGWVGSSDNRQPIVSRRSAESHIVVGDGEVAVIGGLTRDEETKTIGKIPLLGDIPILGHLFRKTTINHTKSELIIFIIPRVVAPQIQTSQRPGKYFVD
- a CDS encoding prepilin-type N-terminal cleavage/methylation domain-containing protein is translated as MKGRQGFTLMELLVVLLIIGILSTVALRTIDATRDRGLFDQTTKEMNQLVYALVGNPDLTYDGRRVDFGYYGDIEQLPTDLTALVQSTGDPAWKGPYLRLAAAIEDSSYLYDGWGVRYVINPNKGIITSNNGKYQMTVRIVDSVDQLWENAIVGTITDIDGAAPGDSTVTDLKVRMYYNNPNAHGGDDSVEVRPSAGGFYEISTDVPGITSVPIGLRKLVAFTPTEQLVRCVTVVPRSRTVVDFKFTSSFWNKLRMIGQPKLTADSSGFRIKLINDEPDPVTINWLTFSNTPVNAYMRDFYIDTDKAGYPIGPGLDGTGPDDTVNFAVPHTIAPFGAQEVEIAFLEFYVNENGTGAKVNVTGKMFQFRFSDGSEITVNP
- a CDS encoding prepilin-type N-terminal cleavage/methylation domain-containing protein, which encodes MGVFLMTTSARRHDRGVTLLELLVVLMVLSIILTAAVKTWDVTLERGRAQTTANKLQQLVKVIVGDPDYIVAGQRADFGFVGDEGRLPDSLPELVNRPPSDSVWRGPYIRSTFNQSADGYRMDGWGDSIVYGRQRYASNDSLFVRSYGGRGVVDRSRWQTLNFPYTYQALVNNQVTGRIVDIRGDPVPLGRAIIVDNVRVRLWTPKAGRDTFEQKIQADAANFTFAGVPQGIHRVEASLIRFTIPSETLTTVQDVPVYPGSGARDVIMRIPVDWDDI